In one Legionella clemsonensis genomic region, the following are encoded:
- a CDS encoding carbon-nitrogen hydrolase family protein: protein MPKVAAVQMTSSASVDNNLKQIESFFIRSREEQVDLLVLPENFAFMGRNETDKLQKAERYGSGEIQERISHWAREYSLWVIAGTVPLKGIKDRARSSCLVFDDKGLCAARYDKIHLFDVRVSDQEAHQESSTIERGDEVVVVDTPVGRVGLSVCYDLRFPELYRQLVLRGAELFSIPSAFTAVTGAAHWETLLKARAIENLCYVIAPNQSGEHENGRHTYGHSMIIEPWGKTLAQKKTGTGMITAEIDLQRLQQLRRQFPCNEHHVLGC, encoded by the coding sequence ATGCCAAAGGTTGCTGCTGTACAGATGACTTCATCGGCTTCAGTCGATAATAATTTAAAGCAAATAGAATCTTTTTTTATCAGATCGAGAGAAGAGCAGGTTGATTTATTGGTTTTACCTGAAAATTTTGCATTCATGGGACGAAACGAAACCGATAAACTGCAAAAGGCTGAAAGATATGGTTCGGGAGAGATTCAAGAGCGTATTAGTCATTGGGCTAGAGAATATAGTTTGTGGGTTATTGCAGGCACAGTACCGCTTAAAGGTATTAAAGACAGAGCCCGATCTAGCTGTTTAGTGTTTGATGACAAAGGCTTGTGTGCGGCTCGCTATGATAAAATTCATTTATTTGATGTTCGTGTCTCGGATCAAGAAGCACATCAAGAATCATCTACAATTGAAAGAGGAGATGAAGTTGTTGTTGTGGACACACCAGTGGGACGTGTGGGGTTGTCGGTTTGTTATGATTTGCGTTTTCCAGAATTATACCGACAATTAGTATTAAGGGGCGCTGAATTATTCAGTATTCCCTCGGCATTTACGGCAGTTACCGGAGCTGCCCATTGGGAAACGCTACTAAAGGCACGGGCTATCGAAAATTTATGTTATGTAATAGCCCCCAATCAGAGTGGTGAGCATGAAAATGGCCGTCATACCTACGGCCACAGTATGATTATTGAGCCTTGGGGAAAAACCTTGGCACAGAAGAAAACAGGTACAGGAATGATTACGGCAGAGATTGATTTACAACGACTACAACAGTTAAGACGCCAATTTCCCTGTAACGAGCATCATGTTCTTGGATGTTAA
- a CDS encoding ornithine cyclodeaminase family protein: MALTLLRLEDIKRCISMKEAIDTMEIAFKQLVTQKVIMPLRTPIPVQKQNALTLTMPAYIPGQEALGVKVVSFFPNNAAKNLPSIYGTILLLDATTGAIEAIMEGTYLTAVRTGAVSGLATKYLAREDAKHLAIIGSGVQAVTQLEAMATVREIERVSICSRNMERAKQFADTISDHFEVSVFKDVRQAVKEADIICSATNSTEPFIHLQDIKPNVHINAIGSHTKEMREVANDVLAKALVIVDQKEAALAEAGEIIHAIANKALTETRLKELGHMLKKNTTYYKRRLTVFKSVGLAIQDISIAQVVFQNASLKRLGSKFTL, from the coding sequence ATGGCGTTAACTTTATTAAGACTGGAAGATATTAAACGTTGCATTTCCATGAAAGAAGCGATAGACACGATGGAAATCGCTTTTAAGCAGTTAGTAACCCAGAAAGTTATTATGCCGCTTAGAACACCCATTCCAGTCCAAAAGCAAAATGCTTTAACATTGACTATGCCTGCGTATATACCTGGTCAAGAAGCATTAGGAGTAAAAGTTGTTTCTTTTTTTCCAAATAATGCAGCAAAAAACCTTCCCAGTATCTACGGAACTATCTTGCTTTTAGATGCGACCACCGGAGCAATAGAGGCTATTATGGAGGGTACCTATTTAACCGCTGTAAGGACAGGCGCTGTCTCTGGATTGGCAACAAAATACCTTGCGCGAGAGGATGCGAAACATTTGGCCATTATTGGTTCTGGTGTTCAAGCTGTAACTCAACTGGAGGCGATGGCAACAGTGCGGGAAATTGAAAGGGTCTCTATTTGTTCTCGCAATATGGAAAGAGCTAAACAGTTTGCAGATACAATCAGTGATCATTTTGAAGTAAGCGTTTTTAAAGATGTGAGGCAGGCGGTAAAAGAGGCAGATATAATCTGTTCGGCAACGAATAGTACGGAACCGTTCATACACCTGCAGGATATTAAACCGAATGTTCATATTAATGCTATTGGTTCCCATACCAAAGAAATGCGGGAAGTTGCCAACGATGTATTAGCAAAAGCGTTAGTGATTGTGGATCAAAAGGAAGCTGCACTTGCTGAGGCTGGTGAAATTATTCATGCCATTGCCAATAAAGCGCTCACAGAAACACGGCTCAAAGAATTGGGTCATATGCTCAAAAAAAATACCACTTACTACAAAAGGAGACTTACTGTTTTTAAATCAGTAGGACTTGCAATTCAAGATATCAGTATTGCACAGGTAGTTTTTCAAAATGCCAGCCTAAAACGTTTAGGTTCGAAATTTACTCTTTAA
- a CDS encoding SEL1-like repeat protein, whose product MDMKKTILSVAISTLLLNSVYASTQEGEAAYNEKRYEKAFILLSDEAEKGDPKAQYLLGRMYYYGEGVTYNPDKTEQLLLAAANQGNVDAQVLLAGFYWYQETPDGYNKALQWYEKAAAQNNADAQYALGYMYDHATGVPQNYEKAMSWYKKAAEQGNSEAALSIGFMYDTGTGVPKDLDEAIKWYRKAADLGNPGALYNLGLLHKYGEGVTKDESKAFDYFQQAADKGHAKSQLEVGYFYDTGKAGNADLQKAAYWYQKSADLGNANAQFNIGDMYLYGDGVTKNLEQAVSWIRKSAEQGYGRAQNKMGIFYRDGIGVTANPVEAYAWFSVAVTNGFTDSSKARDELEKKLTPEQLQQARDLANKYAEQYKVQ is encoded by the coding sequence ATGGACATGAAAAAAACTATTTTATCCGTTGCAATCAGTACCCTCCTACTAAACTCAGTCTATGCCAGCACTCAAGAAGGCGAAGCAGCCTACAATGAAAAACGTTATGAAAAAGCGTTTATTCTTCTCTCTGATGAAGCAGAAAAAGGGGATCCCAAAGCGCAATACCTGCTTGGTCGAATGTATTATTATGGTGAGGGAGTCACTTATAATCCTGACAAGACCGAGCAATTATTACTAGCAGCTGCGAACCAGGGCAATGTTGATGCGCAAGTATTATTAGCAGGTTTTTATTGGTATCAAGAAACACCAGACGGCTACAACAAAGCCCTGCAATGGTATGAAAAAGCTGCCGCTCAAAACAATGCTGATGCACAATATGCTTTAGGTTATATGTATGATCATGCTACTGGCGTACCTCAAAATTATGAAAAAGCCATGTCCTGGTATAAAAAAGCAGCGGAGCAAGGAAATTCCGAAGCAGCCTTATCAATAGGTTTTATGTATGACACAGGAACTGGAGTGCCTAAAGATTTAGATGAAGCGATTAAATGGTATAGAAAAGCTGCTGATCTGGGTAATCCAGGCGCATTGTATAATCTTGGTCTTTTACACAAGTATGGCGAAGGTGTTACCAAAGATGAATCCAAGGCCTTTGATTATTTTCAACAGGCAGCTGATAAAGGACATGCAAAATCCCAGCTTGAAGTAGGTTATTTTTACGACACTGGTAAAGCAGGCAACGCCGATTTACAGAAAGCTGCCTATTGGTATCAAAAGAGTGCTGATCTGGGCAATGCCAATGCCCAATTTAATATAGGTGATATGTATTTATATGGCGATGGCGTTACCAAAAATTTGGAACAGGCTGTAAGCTGGATTCGTAAATCCGCGGAGCAAGGTTATGGACGTGCTCAGAATAAAATGGGAATTTTTTACCGCGATGGTATTGGTGTAACCGCTAACCCAGTGGAAGCCTATGCCTGGTTTAGCGTGGCTGTCACTAATGGGTTTACAGACTCAAGCAAAGCACGTGATGAACTCGAAAAAAAGCTCACTCCCGAACAATTACAACAAGCTAGAGATTTGGCGAATAAATACGCTGAACAATATAAAGTTCAATAA
- the tldD gene encoding metalloprotease TldD, translating into MTQALALAKDLLLKPASLDEFTLEKLIHSMMSHHVDDADLYFQSTSYESWYLEDSEVKSGSYSINRGVGVRAVSGDKTGYAYCDDILLPAMERAADAARSIAFTSLKPTQAVHISGKPVARYAPLNPIEGMSKQEKIALLEAIDKEARQIDPRVIQVNASLSGCYEVVMVAGLNGHMTADIRPLVSIHVSVIVEDKNGRRESARSGGGGRVAYSYFLEKERALGYAREAVREALINLEAEEAPAGTMPVVLGPGWPGVLLHEAVGHGLEGDFNRKGLSAFSGRIGQQVAAKGVTVVDDGTLKDRRGSLTIDDEGTPAQCTTLIEDGVLINYMQDKLNAKLMRMKPTGNCRRESYAHLPMPRMTNTYMLAGKYSPEEIIRSVKRGLYAVNFGGGQVDITSGQFVFSASEAYLIEDGKVTKPVKGATLIGNGPEVMKKVSMIGNDLSLDAGIGVCGKDGQSVPVGVGQPTLKIDALTIGGTR; encoded by the coding sequence ATGACTCAGGCATTAGCACTTGCTAAAGATTTATTATTAAAACCCGCATCTCTGGATGAATTCACACTGGAGAAACTGATTCACTCCATGATGAGCCATCACGTGGATGATGCCGATCTTTATTTTCAAAGTACCAGTTATGAATCATGGTACCTGGAGGATTCTGAAGTAAAAAGTGGCAGTTACTCCATTAATCGGGGTGTCGGTGTTCGTGCAGTGAGTGGAGATAAAACCGGATACGCTTATTGTGATGATATTTTGTTACCTGCAATGGAGCGAGCAGCTGATGCTGCCCGTTCTATTGCCTTCACCAGCTTAAAACCAACTCAGGCAGTTCATATAAGTGGTAAACCTGTTGCTCGCTATGCCCCACTTAACCCTATCGAAGGCATGTCAAAACAGGAAAAAATAGCCTTATTGGAAGCTATTGATAAGGAGGCAAGACAAATAGACCCACGAGTGATTCAGGTTAATGCCTCTTTAAGTGGTTGCTATGAAGTGGTTATGGTGGCTGGTCTTAATGGGCATATGACAGCTGATATACGACCTTTGGTAAGTATCCATGTGAGTGTAATTGTAGAAGATAAAAACGGCCGTAGAGAATCTGCGCGTTCTGGAGGGGGCGGACGTGTTGCTTACTCTTATTTTCTTGAAAAGGAGCGAGCTTTGGGATATGCCCGTGAAGCTGTCCGTGAAGCTTTAATTAATCTTGAAGCTGAAGAGGCTCCCGCTGGAACTATGCCGGTAGTATTAGGACCTGGTTGGCCTGGTGTTTTGTTGCATGAAGCCGTGGGACATGGATTGGAAGGTGATTTTAACCGCAAAGGTCTTTCAGCGTTTTCAGGACGTATAGGCCAACAAGTTGCTGCAAAGGGTGTCACGGTTGTTGATGATGGCACGTTAAAAGATAGGCGAGGCTCCCTTACCATTGATGATGAAGGAACTCCAGCGCAGTGTACCACACTGATAGAAGATGGTGTATTAATTAATTATATGCAAGATAAATTGAACGCCAAACTCATGAGAATGAAACCTACCGGTAATTGCCGTCGCGAATCTTACGCACATCTGCCCATGCCTAGAATGACAAATACTTATATGTTGGCGGGCAAGTACTCTCCTGAGGAAATTATACGCTCGGTAAAACGAGGGTTATATGCTGTCAATTTTGGCGGTGGGCAAGTAGATATTACTTCCGGGCAGTTTGTGTTCTCTGCTAGCGAAGCCTATTTAATCGAAGATGGCAAAGTCACCAAGCCTGTTAAAGGTGCAACGCTTATAGGAAATGGGCCTGAAGTGATGAAAAAAGTGAGCATGATAGGTAATGACTTGTCGTTAGATGCTGGTATTGGCGTGTGTGGTAAAGATGGCCAATCTGTACCCGTAGGTGTTGGTCAGCCTACATTGAAAATTGATGCACTCACTATTGGTGGAACCCGATAA
- a CDS encoding UbiX family flavin prenyltransferase, with translation MNKKRIIIGISGASGIIYGVRLLELLAKTDYETHLVVSKAAQQTRAFETALSATQLSTLANVSYSINDIAAPIASGSFKTVGMIIAPCSMRTLASIACGTTSNLLTRAADVVLKERRRLVLLVRETPLHLGHLENMKKVTEMGAIVAPPVPAFYNHPQTIEDIVTHSIGRTLDLFDIDIDVVKRWK, from the coding sequence ATGAATAAAAAACGCATTATTATTGGTATTTCAGGAGCATCCGGTATAATTTATGGGGTTCGTCTATTAGAATTATTAGCAAAAACGGACTACGAAACTCATCTTGTTGTTTCCAAGGCAGCGCAACAAACCCGTGCATTTGAAACAGCTTTATCTGCCACTCAATTATCCACATTAGCCAATGTCTCTTATTCCATTAATGACATTGCCGCCCCCATTGCCAGCGGTTCCTTTAAAACTGTGGGAATGATTATTGCTCCGTGTTCGATGCGCACTTTGGCAAGTATTGCTTGTGGTACCACCTCAAATCTACTTACTAGAGCAGCCGATGTCGTACTAAAAGAGCGTCGACGACTGGTACTATTAGTACGGGAAACACCTCTGCATTTAGGACATCTCGAAAACATGAAAAAAGTAACAGAAATGGGAGCTATTGTAGCACCACCTGTTCCTGCCTTTTATAACCACCCGCAGACAATAGAGGACATCGTCACTCACAGCATTGGACGCACATTAGATTTGTTCGATATAGATATCGATGTAGTAAAGCGATGGAAATAA
- a CDS encoding Bax inhibitor-1/YccA family protein has translation MNRNDVTLLNPRSEAVLATNKVLRNTYLLLGMTFLFSALAAYTAFAINAKPMNPLLMIVGVYGLMFLTHGLRNSALGLVAVFAFTGFLGYTLGPILNFYIANFSNGHQLIGTALGGTGIIFFGLSGYALTTRKDFSYLGGFLFVGVMVALLAMIAGIFFQIPALQLVISAAFVLISSGLILFQTSEIIHGGETNYISATVTLFVSIYNLFVSLLNLLSAFSGRD, from the coding sequence ATGAACAGAAATGACGTTACCTTACTTAATCCACGGAGTGAAGCGGTACTTGCGACGAATAAAGTGTTACGCAATACCTATCTATTACTTGGAATGACTTTTTTATTTAGCGCTTTGGCAGCTTATACCGCCTTTGCCATTAATGCTAAGCCCATGAATCCCCTGTTAATGATTGTTGGTGTTTATGGCTTAATGTTTTTGACTCATGGGTTAAGAAATAGTGCATTAGGTTTGGTTGCCGTTTTTGCCTTTACTGGTTTTCTTGGGTATACCTTAGGTCCTATTCTTAATTTCTATATTGCCAATTTCTCAAACGGTCACCAGCTCATTGGTACAGCCTTAGGTGGAACAGGTATAATATTTTTTGGTTTATCAGGATATGCTTTAACCACCAGAAAGGATTTTAGTTATTTGGGTGGTTTCCTTTTTGTCGGAGTCATGGTGGCTCTACTGGCCATGATTGCAGGTATTTTCTTTCAAATACCGGCACTGCAGCTGGTTATTTCAGCAGCTTTTGTGCTGATTTCTTCTGGCTTAATTTTATTCCAAACCAGTGAAATTATTCATGGAGGTGAGACTAACTATATTTCAGCCACCGTGACTTTATTCGTCTCTATTTATAATTTATTCGTTAGTCTACTTAACTTATTAAGCGCTTTTTCAGGCCGCGATTAA
- a CDS encoding AMP-binding protein translates to MTMQPKSLNQTLLENEKQFADKVYLKQPRDGKWHEFTWEMVVRQAKQVAKMLQDLGLKKGDRVAIFSKNCAEWFITDFGISLAGMVNVPLFANQHEDSIQYVLEHADIKLVFVGKLDDHQRVRNYIPDTLLTVSFDYHENLDCSYQWSDVLKKQPAEDLVTEPSPEDFYTIIYSSGTSGQPKGAVYTHGIIANYLELFPQDIKRIREVDHYHLMSYLPLAHVYERSAIQLGSVVIPCDVSFVESLDKFVENLQEAKPTFFTAVPRIWGIFQQKIEQKLPPKKLNLLLKLPLISSLIKKKIRHHLGLERCTNCFSGASHLPVSILEFFDKLEIKIQEGYGQTENLAYATFSLLGKRRPGYVGTPRLKVDLKLGEENELMIKSPCLMKEYYKNEDATNAALTDDGWLHTGDIAELDEDKNVKIIGRLSENFKNQKGEFIVPGPIEKRFAANAAIDQLCLIGRELPNNVLLVTLSESGRSQTKENIKQTLQENLRKVNSELASYEKISHIIVVDDAWTPENGILTPTLKVKRRIVEANYRDLIKEAITQSNSVIWA, encoded by the coding sequence ATGACCATGCAGCCAAAATCTCTCAATCAAACTCTGCTGGAGAATGAAAAACAATTCGCTGACAAAGTCTATTTAAAGCAGCCTCGCGATGGGAAATGGCATGAATTTACCTGGGAAATGGTGGTGCGCCAAGCAAAGCAAGTAGCGAAAATGCTCCAGGATCTTGGCCTTAAGAAAGGGGATCGTGTGGCAATTTTTTCAAAAAATTGTGCTGAGTGGTTTATTACTGATTTTGGTATTAGTTTAGCAGGTATGGTTAATGTGCCACTATTTGCCAATCAGCATGAGGATAGCATTCAATATGTACTTGAACATGCTGACATTAAATTAGTCTTTGTTGGTAAACTTGATGACCATCAGCGGGTTCGAAATTATATCCCTGATACGCTTTTGACAGTCAGTTTTGATTATCATGAAAACTTAGATTGTTCCTACCAGTGGAGTGATGTCTTAAAAAAACAGCCTGCAGAAGATCTTGTTACAGAGCCTTCACCGGAAGATTTCTATACAATTATTTATTCTTCAGGGACATCAGGACAACCAAAAGGTGCTGTTTATACCCACGGAATAATTGCTAATTATCTTGAATTATTCCCTCAGGATATTAAAAGAATTCGAGAAGTTGATCACTATCATCTAATGTCTTATTTACCCTTAGCCCATGTTTATGAGCGATCTGCAATTCAATTGGGTAGTGTAGTTATTCCTTGCGACGTTTCATTTGTAGAAAGTTTGGATAAATTCGTAGAAAATTTACAGGAAGCTAAGCCTACATTTTTTACCGCAGTACCACGCATTTGGGGTATTTTTCAGCAAAAAATAGAACAAAAACTTCCACCCAAAAAATTGAATCTGTTGCTTAAATTACCTTTGATTTCAAGCTTAATTAAAAAGAAAATTAGACATCATCTGGGATTAGAGCGCTGTACCAATTGTTTTTCAGGAGCTTCCCATTTACCTGTCTCCATTCTTGAGTTTTTTGATAAGCTTGAGATAAAAATTCAGGAAGGCTATGGACAAACGGAAAATTTGGCCTATGCGACTTTTTCTTTGCTCGGCAAACGACGTCCAGGTTATGTGGGAACGCCGAGACTTAAGGTTGATCTGAAACTTGGTGAGGAGAATGAGTTAATGATTAAGTCGCCTTGCTTGATGAAAGAATACTATAAAAATGAAGACGCAACGAATGCTGCATTAACTGATGATGGGTGGCTACACACTGGAGATATTGCTGAGCTGGATGAGGATAAAAATGTCAAAATAATAGGGCGTCTTTCCGAGAATTTTAAAAACCAAAAGGGAGAATTTATTGTACCAGGCCCTATTGAAAAACGATTTGCTGCAAATGCTGCAATTGACCAATTATGCTTGATTGGTCGAGAATTACCAAATAATGTTTTACTAGTTACCCTAAGTGAATCTGGCCGTAGTCAAACCAAAGAAAATATCAAACAAACGTTACAAGAAAATTTACGCAAGGTAAATAGCGAACTGGCAAGTTATGAAAAAATTAGTCACATAATAGTCGTAGACGATGCATGGACTCCTGAAAACGGCATTTTAACTCCTACATTAAAGGTTAAGCGACGTATTGTCGAAGCCAATTATCGGGATTTAATTAAAGAAGCTATTACACAATCCAATTCCGTTATTTGGGCATAA
- the mfd gene encoding transcription-repair coupling factor, giving the protein MVNFVLDFPKIEKKQTWGQLYGCSLPLAITEFCEQRTGITLLIAPDNLSAGQLLDELAFFLKKENSPELLFFPDWETLPYDQFSPHQDIISERLACLSRLQQVSNAIVISSVNTLMHRLCPPHFLHHHALVLKEGQTLNLELFRHQLQEAGYHCVNKVLEHGEFAIRGAIIDVYPMGSTLPFRIELFDDVIDSLRQFDTETQRTITKISDIHLLPAREFPLNEQSITLFRRAFREQFSGNPSQCPVYEAVSNAQYPSGIEYYLPLFFEQTAVFFDYLPKEASLCFIEDTAEYAEQFWHEIRIRYEQRSYDITRPILKPERCFLTPTELLTHANQYQQLRFYHRPVDKKGVVFNFNIAKAPSLPIERQAEKPLAKLCEYLADKDKRFLIVVESAGRREVLLDLLKQSSVLPKIQSSWQDFLSDNSPINITTGPLIDGAELIHQHIAIIVEAQLFGEQAVPQRRSVQKAVDPDLIIRDLAELRVDAPVVHLQFGVGRYKGLQTLESNGTLNEFLVLTYAGDDKIYVPVTSLHLISRYTGMDSEHAPLHRLGTDQWQKEKKKAAEKIHDVAIQLLEIYAKREAKPGYIYQFPQSDYQRFASEFPFTETPDQLHAIEQIVKDMESSRPMDRLICGDVGFGKTEVAMRAAFIAVQNGKQVCVLVPTTLLAAQHFETFRDRFADFPVNIELLSRFRSGKETDKVIESLKNGQTDIVIGTHKLFSHAIDFKNLGLLIIDEEHRFGVKQKEHIKSLRTHIDILSMTATPIPRTLNMAMAGIRDISLIATPPAKRLAIKTFWQEKNDSILREAILREILRGGQVYFLHNNVQTLERICQELQALVPEAKIRGAHGQMRERELERIMSDFYHHRFNVLVCTTIIETGIDIPTANTIIIDRADKFGLAQLHQLRGRVGRSHHQAYAYLLTPNEKLLTSDAVKRLEAIVSLEDLGAGFTLATHDLEIRGAGELLGEDQSGNMQAIGFSLFMEMLDKAVNDLKAGKTPELATPMQQGPEIDLRISAILPEEYIADIHTRLIMYKRVANAKSKQQLRDLQVEMIDRFGLLPPPAKNLLLVTELKLLATKLGIKKINAFQQQGKLEFGDTPQIDPGVLISLVQVHAKRYQLDGPTRLKFTLDSIVAAERVHEIQSLLINLANKEIDW; this is encoded by the coding sequence ATGGTCAATTTTGTACTCGATTTTCCCAAAATTGAAAAAAAACAGACTTGGGGCCAATTGTATGGTTGCAGTCTCCCCTTGGCTATTACTGAATTTTGTGAACAAAGAACAGGCATTACACTTTTAATTGCTCCTGATAATTTAAGTGCGGGACAGTTGCTGGATGAATTAGCCTTTTTTCTAAAAAAAGAGAATTCTCCTGAGTTACTCTTTTTTCCTGATTGGGAAACATTACCTTATGATCAATTTTCACCTCATCAGGATATTATTTCTGAACGTTTAGCCTGCTTAAGCCGTTTACAACAGGTGTCTAATGCTATTGTTATAAGCTCGGTAAATACACTCATGCATCGGCTATGTCCTCCACATTTTTTGCATCATCATGCCCTGGTATTGAAGGAAGGACAGACACTGAATTTAGAACTTTTTCGTCATCAACTACAAGAAGCAGGTTATCACTGCGTTAATAAAGTATTGGAACATGGCGAATTTGCTATTCGTGGGGCAATTATTGACGTTTATCCCATGGGAAGTACACTTCCTTTTCGCATTGAATTATTTGATGACGTGATTGATAGTCTGCGCCAGTTTGATACAGAGACACAGCGAACGATTACTAAAATTAGCGACATTCACCTGTTACCAGCACGTGAATTTCCACTCAATGAGCAAAGTATTACTTTATTTCGTCGAGCCTTTAGAGAGCAATTTTCTGGTAATCCTAGTCAATGCCCTGTTTATGAAGCGGTTAGTAATGCTCAGTATCCTTCTGGAATTGAGTATTACCTACCTTTGTTTTTTGAACAAACCGCTGTTTTTTTCGACTACTTACCGAAAGAAGCAAGCCTCTGTTTTATTGAAGACACTGCTGAATACGCAGAGCAATTCTGGCATGAAATAAGAATACGTTATGAACAACGAAGTTACGATATCACCCGCCCTATTCTTAAACCAGAGCGTTGCTTTCTTACTCCAACAGAACTACTAACTCACGCTAATCAATATCAACAGCTTCGTTTTTATCATCGACCGGTTGATAAAAAAGGCGTGGTATTCAATTTTAATATTGCCAAGGCACCCTCGTTACCTATTGAACGTCAGGCAGAGAAACCCCTTGCAAAATTGTGTGAGTATTTAGCCGACAAGGACAAGCGATTTTTAATTGTTGTTGAGAGTGCTGGAAGACGAGAGGTATTACTGGATCTTTTGAAGCAAAGCTCAGTTCTTCCCAAGATACAATCGTCATGGCAAGACTTTCTTAGCGATAATTCTCCCATTAATATTACGACTGGTCCTTTAATTGATGGGGCTGAATTAATCCATCAGCATATTGCCATTATTGTAGAGGCACAGTTATTTGGCGAGCAGGCTGTCCCGCAGCGACGCAGCGTTCAAAAAGCAGTTGACCCAGATTTAATTATCCGTGATTTAGCGGAACTTCGGGTTGATGCACCGGTAGTTCATTTGCAGTTTGGCGTTGGACGTTATAAAGGTTTGCAAACCCTGGAGAGTAATGGCACGCTGAATGAATTTTTGGTTTTAACCTACGCGGGTGATGATAAAATTTATGTTCCCGTGACATCTTTGCATTTGATCAGTCGCTATACGGGCATGGATAGTGAACATGCACCTTTACATCGATTAGGTACCGATCAGTGGCAAAAAGAGAAAAAGAAAGCTGCAGAAAAAATTCATGACGTTGCCATTCAGCTATTGGAAATCTATGCGAAACGTGAGGCGAAGCCAGGTTATATTTATCAATTTCCTCAAAGCGATTATCAGCGATTTGCCAGTGAGTTTCCATTTACAGAAACACCTGATCAATTACATGCCATTGAGCAGATTGTAAAAGACATGGAATCTTCCCGCCCTATGGACCGACTTATCTGTGGGGATGTCGGCTTTGGTAAAACAGAAGTGGCTATGCGTGCCGCATTTATTGCCGTGCAAAATGGTAAACAAGTCTGTGTGCTAGTACCCACCACCCTACTGGCAGCCCAACATTTTGAAACCTTTCGCGATCGCTTTGCTGATTTTCCGGTAAATATCGAATTATTATCTCGCTTTCGCAGCGGTAAAGAAACCGATAAGGTCATCGAATCATTAAAAAATGGCCAAACTGACATTGTGATTGGTACTCACAAGTTATTTTCCCACGCCATTGATTTTAAAAATTTAGGCTTGCTTATTATTGATGAAGAACATCGGTTCGGTGTGAAACAGAAAGAACATATTAAATCTTTGCGTACTCATATTGATATTCTGTCAATGACTGCCACACCGATTCCCAGAACATTAAACATGGCAATGGCGGGTATTCGTGATATTTCCTTAATTGCCACACCACCGGCAAAAAGACTGGCCATTAAAACTTTCTGGCAGGAAAAGAATGATTCTATTCTGCGTGAAGCGATACTTCGTGAAATTTTACGGGGTGGTCAGGTTTATTTTCTTCATAACAATGTACAAACACTAGAAAGAATCTGCCAGGAATTACAAGCGTTGGTGCCAGAAGCAAAAATCCGTGGTGCTCACGGGCAAATGCGTGAGCGCGAATTAGAACGTATTATGTCTGATTTTTATCATCATCGATTTAATGTGCTTGTTTGTACAACTATTATCGAAACAGGGATTGATATACCAACAGCAAACACCATTATCATTGATAGGGCCGATAAATTTGGTTTAGCTCAACTTCATCAATTACGAGGTCGGGTAGGACGTTCACATCATCAAGCTTATGCTTATTTACTAACACCTAATGAAAAATTATTAACTTCTGATGCCGTTAAGCGTCTTGAGGCCATTGTCTCTCTGGAGGATTTAGGCGCAGGCTTTACTCTTGCGACCCATGATCTGGAAATTCGAGGTGCAGGTGAGTTATTGGGAGAAGATCAAAGTGGTAACATGCAAGCGATAGGTTTTAGTTTGTTTATGGAGATGCTTGACAAGGCGGTTAATGATTTAAAAGCGGGGAAAACCCCGGAATTAGCAACTCCCATGCAACAAGGACCTGAAATTGATTTACGCATCAGTGCCATTCTCCCTGAAGAGTATATCGCCGACATTCATACGCGTTTGATTATGTATAAACGGGTTGCCAATGCTAAAAGTAAACAGCAATTACGTGATTTGCAGGTAGAAATGATAGACCGATTTGGTTTACTGCCACCACCTGCAAAAAATTTATTATTGGTTACCGAACTTAAATTATTAGCAACAAAACTCGGAATCAAAAAGATCAATGCCTTTCAGCAACAAGGAAAACTTGAATTTGGTGATACGCCACAAATTGATCCAGGTGTGTTGATCAGTCTTGTACAGGTTCATGCAAAACGCTATCAACTGGATGGGCCTACCCGATTAAAATTTACTCTGGATAGTATTGTGGCTGCAGAACGCGTTCATGAAATTCAATCTTTGCTTATTAACCTGGCCAATAAAGAAATCGATTGGTAA